One genomic window of Leptotrichia shahii includes the following:
- a CDS encoding CTP synthase, with protein sequence MDKQNNTTKYIFVTGGVVSSLGKGIVASSLGRLLKERGYKVTIQKFDPYINVDPGTMSPYQHGEVFVTEDGAETDLDLGHYERFINENLTKYNNLTTGKIMSKIIAKERRGEFLGGTVQTVPHMTDEIKYNVIKAAEENNSDIVITEIGGTIGDIESDPFIEAIRQLKREVGRENIAYIHVTLLPYLKAAGELKTKPTQHSVKMLQGLGISPDVIVVRSEHPVDENIKKKISLFCDIDEEAVIESLDAENLYEIPLTMEKLGLADVICKHFKIKNEKPLLKEWTKMVEKFKNPKKLVKVAIVGKYIELKDAYISIHESIEHAGFNLDTEAEINYFKAGEFNVKELADYDGILVPGGFGDRGIDGKVEAIKFARENNIPFFGICLGMQMACVEFARNVLGYKDATSTEFEKDTAYPIISLMEEQKGLKNMGGTMRLGAYPCVLKEDSLTAKVYGKTEIAERHRHRYEFNNAYREEFEKAGMDIVGLSPDGNYVEVIEIKDHPYFIASQYHPEFKSRPNRPHPLFTGWIKAALKKRSER encoded by the coding sequence ATGGATAAACAAAATAATACGACAAAATATATTTTTGTTACAGGCGGAGTTGTTTCATCACTTGGAAAAGGGATCGTAGCTTCTTCGTTGGGAAGATTGTTAAAGGAGCGGGGATATAAAGTTACAATTCAGAAGTTTGATCCATATATAAATGTGGATCCAGGAACTATGAGTCCTTATCAGCATGGAGAAGTTTTTGTGACAGAGGATGGAGCAGAAACAGATTTAGATTTGGGACATTATGAAAGATTTATCAATGAAAATCTGACAAAATATAATAATTTAACAACAGGAAAAATTATGTCAAAAATTATTGCAAAAGAACGTCGTGGAGAATTTTTGGGTGGAACAGTACAAACAGTCCCTCACATGACTGATGAAATCAAGTATAATGTTATAAAAGCAGCTGAAGAAAATAATTCTGACATTGTAATTACTGAAATTGGTGGAACTATTGGAGATATCGAAAGTGATCCATTTATTGAAGCAATTCGTCAATTAAAAAGAGAAGTTGGAAGAGAAAATATCGCCTATATTCACGTAACATTGCTACCATATTTGAAAGCTGCGGGAGAATTAAAGACAAAACCTACACAGCATAGTGTGAAAATGCTTCAAGGGCTTGGAATCTCGCCTGATGTAATTGTGGTCAGAAGTGAACACCCTGTTGATGAGAATATTAAGAAAAAAATTTCACTTTTCTGTGATATTGATGAAGAAGCAGTTATTGAATCACTAGATGCAGAAAATCTTTATGAAATACCATTGACTATGGAAAAATTAGGACTTGCCGATGTTATTTGTAAACATTTTAAAATAAAAAATGAAAAACCATTATTGAAAGAATGGACTAAAATGGTGGAAAAATTTAAAAATCCTAAAAAACTTGTAAAAGTAGCAATTGTTGGGAAATACATTGAATTAAAGGATGCCTATATAAGTATTCACGAATCAATAGAACATGCTGGATTTAATCTTGATACAGAAGCTGAAATCAACTATTTCAAGGCTGGAGAATTTAATGTGAAGGAATTAGCAGATTATGATGGTATTCTTGTTCCAGGTGGATTTGGTGACAGGGGAATTGATGGAAAAGTTGAAGCAATTAAGTTTGCTAGGGAAAATAATATTCCATTTTTCGGAATTTGCCTTGGAATGCAAATGGCTTGTGTGGAATTTGCAAGAAATGTGCTGGGTTATAAAGATGCAACTTCTACAGAATTTGAAAAAGACACAGCTTACCCAATTATCAGTCTTATGGAAGAACAAAAAGGGCTTAAAAATATGGGAGGAACAATGCGGCTAGGTGCATACCCTTGTGTATTAAAAGAAGATAGTTTGACAGCAAAAGTTTATGGAAAAACTGAAATTGCTGAAAGACATAGACATAGATATGAGTTTAACAATGCTTATAGAGAGGAATTTGAAAAAGCAGGAATGGACATTGTGGGATTATCTCCAGATGGAAATTACGTAGAAGTAATTGAAATAAAAGATCATCCATATTTTATAGCTTCACAATACCATCCAGAATTTAAGAGCCGTCCAAACCGTCCTCATCCATTATTTACAGGCTGGATAAAAGCGGCATTGAAAAAACGAAGCGAAAGATAA
- a CDS encoding putative hemolysin has translation MKNLKITVSAMMVIMSISGMSASFRFFKKKNNDNNKPAATVPALSKVTSSNPASDYCTKQGGKSIIVKSSKGDYGVCMLKDGTAMEEWEYYRQNNTPRDAEAAVIGMPNPASKFCVDKGGKSVTEKDKNGNERGVCRFNNGTKVDEWDYYRENN, from the coding sequence ATGAAAAATTTAAAAATTACAGTAAGTGCAATGATGGTTATTATGTCTATTTCTGGAATGTCAGCAAGTTTTAGATTCTTTAAAAAGAAAAATAATGATAATAATAAACCAGCAGCAACAGTTCCAGCACTTTCAAAAGTAACATCATCAAATCCAGCTTCTGACTATTGTACAAAACAAGGTGGAAAATCTATTATTGTAAAAAGTAGTAAAGGTGATTATGGAGTCTGTATGTTAAAAGATGGTACAGCTATGGAAGAATGGGAATACTATAGACAAAATAATACTCCAAGAGATGCTGAAGCAGCGGTAATTGGAATGCCAAATCCAGCTTCTAAATTCTGTGTTGATAAAGGTGGAAAATCTGTTACTGAAAAAGATAAAAATGGAAATGAAAGAGGAGTATGCAGATTTAATAACGGTACAAAAGTTGATGAATGGGATTATTATAGAGAAAATAATTAA